The proteins below are encoded in one region of Commensalibacter nepenthis:
- a CDS encoding DUF927 domain-containing protein yields MNNKQSHDPFEPLPNVIPINKNDLERGKDQVNDPNWQPIIPAPCEPVKPDNASMMWVYRDAAGKPVTARIRFEKDGKKDVLPFTYGRKRQDQESEWIESWHYKAPKGKAILYQLDQIVSRATDPILLVEGEKTADAASKIYPGYVVTTTQGGSNAAQKTDWTALKGREIVLWGDNDEAGQHYIQEVINALGSVFCASIGVVLTNDVRIPKKWDLADALPVSLHVQDERAFYDEWIQKKREILTAKVKMPSGVYVNENKLFLSYETKDGELKSKMLSDLLFVKGRVADQWDNGHGLIIGFKSHSGRFKDIVLPLALLADPKLFKRYLLDAGFVVNDADELANCLNEIKVDRLYRTIDQAGWNENKDHQWAFVLPTKERWGCKDFYSREYTDNRLFARNGFMSDWQREIGQYVGVNSRLCFACCVGLAGLLLNPLGKQGTGFHFVGSSSIGKTTIANLVASLYGKPKDQIKSWKTTANGLEQIASDLSHTVLILDEMSEVTSDVAFDTSYMLANGSGKQRAMPTGDTRPVKKWLLNFISTGEITLKAKLAEGKRKANAGQEARLINIPADCGQGLGVLDVVPDRFKGAKAFIDHLNHEASCFYGEVGRGFIGFLADKLNSDDRGYFPYLKDRIKALVQEWTPEGADTQIVRVAEKFALAAIVGEEATEQGLTGWEAAQATQACKTCFEAWLEHRGGAENEEVIQAIDNVKEFIAKYGESRFSLLVGTNGLEEDPTSKTSNRVGYRKQDHLTKEWEYWVYPQCWKEICGGIDGAFVARVLADKGLLDRGTEKKSFQKRVSIGKSQKRMYVLTNKITE; encoded by the coding sequence TTTACCAAATGTTATTCCTATCAACAAGAATGATCTTGAAAGAGGCAAAGATCAGGTTAATGATCCAAATTGGCAGCCCATCATTCCCGCCCCTTGTGAGCCTGTGAAGCCTGATAATGCCTCTATGATGTGGGTATATAGAGATGCTGCGGGGAAGCCTGTCACAGCACGCATACGCTTTGAAAAGGACGGGAAAAAGGATGTTCTACCCTTTACCTATGGACGCAAAAGGCAGGATCAGGAAAGTGAATGGATCGAGAGCTGGCACTACAAAGCCCCTAAAGGGAAAGCCATTCTTTATCAGTTGGATCAGATCGTAAGCCGTGCAACTGATCCTATTTTACTGGTTGAGGGTGAAAAGACAGCTGATGCAGCCTCTAAGATTTATCCTGGTTATGTAGTGACGACCACGCAAGGGGGCAGCAATGCAGCCCAAAAGACCGATTGGACGGCTCTCAAGGGGCGTGAAATTGTTTTGTGGGGGGATAATGACGAGGCAGGGCAACATTACATTCAAGAAGTGATAAACGCACTAGGCAGCGTTTTTTGTGCCTCTATTGGGGTGGTTTTAACAAATGATGTTCGTATTCCCAAAAAATGGGATTTAGCAGATGCTTTGCCAGTTTCTTTGCATGTTCAAGATGAGCGGGCGTTTTATGATGAATGGATCCAAAAGAAACGGGAAATCTTAACAGCTAAAGTCAAGATGCCCTCTGGTGTTTACGTTAATGAAAACAAGTTATTTTTATCTTATGAAACAAAGGATGGAGAGCTTAAAAGCAAAATGTTATCTGACCTTCTATTCGTTAAAGGACGGGTTGCGGATCAGTGGGATAATGGACACGGACTGATTATCGGTTTTAAAAGCCATTCTGGGCGTTTTAAGGATATTGTTTTACCTTTGGCTTTATTGGCTGATCCAAAGCTATTTAAACGCTATTTGTTGGATGCTGGCTTTGTGGTGAATGATGCCGATGAGTTGGCTAATTGCTTGAATGAAATCAAAGTAGATCGACTTTATAGAACCATCGACCAAGCGGGCTGGAATGAGAATAAAGACCATCAATGGGCGTTTGTCTTGCCCACAAAGGAACGCTGGGGCTGTAAAGATTTTTATTCACGAGAATATACAGATAATCGCTTATTTGCTCGTAATGGCTTTATGAGTGACTGGCAACGTGAGATCGGTCAATATGTGGGAGTTAATAGCCGTTTATGCTTTGCCTGTTGCGTGGGGTTGGCTGGATTGCTTCTTAATCCATTAGGAAAGCAAGGGACAGGTTTTCATTTTGTGGGGTCGTCCAGTATTGGTAAAACAACGATTGCAAATCTTGTTGCAAGCCTATATGGAAAGCCAAAAGATCAGATTAAATCGTGGAAAACCACCGCCAATGGATTGGAACAGATCGCCTCTGATTTAAGCCATACCGTGCTTATTTTGGATGAAATGAGCGAGGTCACAAGTGATGTTGCTTTTGATACGTCCTATATGCTGGCGAATGGATCAGGCAAGCAAAGAGCCATGCCAACGGGGGATACAAGACCTGTTAAGAAATGGTTATTAAACTTTATCAGCACTGGAGAGATCACGCTTAAAGCCAAACTGGCAGAGGGTAAGCGCAAAGCGAATGCAGGACAAGAAGCACGTTTGATTAATATACCCGCAGATTGTGGGCAAGGCTTGGGTGTGTTGGATGTTGTGCCTGATCGGTTCAAGGGTGCAAAAGCCTTTATTGACCATTTAAACCATGAGGCAAGTTGCTTTTATGGTGAAGTTGGACGGGGTTTTATTGGGTTCTTGGCTGATAAGCTCAATAGTGATGATCGGGGATATTTTCCATATTTGAAAGATAGAATAAAAGCCCTTGTTCAAGAATGGACACCAGAGGGCGCAGATACACAGATTGTCAGAGTTGCTGAAAAGTTCGCTTTGGCTGCGATTGTGGGCGAGGAAGCAACAGAACAAGGATTGACTGGCTGGGAAGCTGCACAAGCAACACAGGCTTGTAAGACATGCTTTGAGGCTTGGCTTGAACATCGCGGTGGGGCTGAAAATGAAGAAGTCATTCAAGCGATTGATAATGTCAAAGAGTTCATCGCTAAATATGGAGAAAGTCGGTTTTCTTTGTTGGTTGGAACTAATGGGCTTGAAGAAGACCCAACCAGTAAAACGTCTAATCGTGTAGGGTATCGCAAACAAGATCATCTTACCAAAGAATGGGAATACTGGGTATATCCTCAATGTTGGAAAGAGATATGCGGTGGGATTGATGGGGCGTTTGTTGCTCGTGTCCTTGCTGATAAAGGTTTGCTTGATCGTGGAACGGAGAAAAAATCATTTCAAAAGCGGGTAAGTATAGGGAAAAGTCAAAAGCGAATGTATGTTTTAACGAATAAGATAACAGAATGA